A genomic segment from Candidatus Cloacimonadota bacterium encodes:
- a CDS encoding cobalamin-dependent protein (Presence of a B(12) (cobalamin)-binding domain implies dependence on cobalamin itself, in one of its several forms, or in some unusual lineages, dependence on a cobalamin-like analog.), with product MDFKKQLLNEILGANRDNANKIIDAWASKHSYREVLPGILEPVLIQIGDLWKDEKVSLAQGYVAVKIAEDVLNKILQDQDTDESPQVKKGPVVIANIEDDYHSLGRKMVGTFLRANGWEVVDMGNDVPAEDIVDKCEEIGARVVGVSAMMFTTARNIKSLRECIDQRGLEDTLKLAVGGAVFKLRPSLVDDVGGDGTAPSALQAPELFEQLWKESEQGV from the coding sequence ATGGATTTTAAGAAACAACTATTAAACGAAATATTGGGGGCGAATAGGGATAATGCGAACAAGATCATTGATGCATGGGCTTCCAAACACTCGTATCGCGAAGTGCTACCCGGCATTCTTGAACCCGTTCTTATCCAGATCGGTGACCTATGGAAAGATGAAAAGGTGTCCTTGGCTCAGGGATACGTAGCCGTGAAGATTGCTGAAGATGTGCTGAATAAAATATTGCAGGATCAGGATACCGATGAGAGTCCTCAAGTCAAAAAAGGCCCTGTTGTTATTGCTAACATCGAAGATGATTATCACTCTCTTGGCAGGAAAATGGTCGGAACCTTCTTACGGGCAAATGGCTGGGAGGTTGTGGATATGGGAAATGATGTTCCTGCAGAAGATATTGTAGATAAATGTGAAGAGATTGGTGCAAGGGTGGTTGGGGTGTCTGCAATGATGTTCACCACTGCAAGAAATATCAAGAGCTTAAGAGAATGTATCGACCAGAGGGGATTGGAAGATACACTGAAACTTGCGGTAGGTGGAGCTGTGTTCAAACTAAGACCTTCCCTTGTAGATGATGTGGGAGGAGATGGAACAGCACCAAGTGCACTACAAGCTCCTGAGCTGTTTGAACAACTCTGGAAAGAGTCAGAGCAAGGAGTCTAG
- a CDS encoding PAS domain S-box protein, which produces MKKKKTEQIQEFLKDWKAFVIAILIFIIVLLGNSVYSYIKMKKETLKQIDERLHIGALTIKNILPSEFHDRAIDKESISIDEDDQNIRALSDFANKAGFKFLYTLVVKGDDIYITSSNATEQELADNEEVRYFTIYQEADSSFQESYNNDCIRSFTHKDRWGIFRALVVPEISPGGNRYLSVAELDISSVDAIHRQKTLEAFIHAVLIVIGSLPLIFVLYSRLRHSVEQKQKTAQLERMVSQRTKKLEESERKLKSIIENSTNLFYTHTVDHKISFISPQVRDVLGYEPEEVMQRWTEFITDNPINEQAIEFTEKAIKTGERQPTYLLEMKRKDGKKIIVEVRETPILENGKVMSIVGSLTDITERKKAEEKLKISEEKHRIINENVPVLVYAALPDEHSTSLFLSGLAHELTGYTARELIEDTTLWAKIIHPNDADYVWQKISEHRRIKSVLDIEYRIITKDNKVKWIHDKAKPLLDEKGNILQIQGFMEDITDRKRNEEIKNIVFNISRAVNTIDNVVELCKKIREILDTIIDTSNFYVALYDEERNMITLPYIVDQKDDFTEFPPGKTMSAHVIKTGEPLLAAREVVEDLTKKGMIETIGSHSAVWLGVPLKIHNQVIGLIGLQSYDDPEHYTEKDLEILNFVSEEIAIAIQHIQSTQDIKRELKEKEVLLSEIHHRVKNNLQTLLGLLQLQQETIKTKEDAIRSFEVSQDRIFAMSRVYDMLLRSDYMSEVSLGAYILSVAEHIKRSYDHHNKIELVHSFDEFYADTVALGKVGLIINELITNAMKYAFADRNKGTIFMGLKISEKSCEIEISDNGIGLPENVSFDGEKTLGLSLVDMITMELEGKVFYKVENGTHFTITVPKESLMRQK; this is translated from the coding sequence GTGAAAAAGAAGAAAACTGAACAGATACAAGAATTTTTGAAGGACTGGAAAGCCTTTGTTATTGCCATTCTGATCTTTATAATAGTCTTGTTGGGTAACTCTGTATATTCATACATCAAGATGAAAAAAGAGACTTTAAAGCAAATCGATGAAAGATTGCATATAGGTGCTCTAACAATAAAAAACATTTTACCATCGGAATTTCATGATCGAGCTATTGATAAAGAGAGTATTTCTATTGATGAAGATGATCAGAATATTCGAGCTTTATCAGATTTTGCAAATAAAGCTGGTTTCAAATTTCTTTATACGTTAGTAGTAAAAGGAGATGACATATATATTACATCTTCTAACGCCACAGAACAAGAGTTAGCAGATAATGAAGAGGTAAGATATTTCACAATTTACCAAGAGGCAGACTCATCCTTCCAAGAGTCATACAACAATGATTGCATAAGATCATTTACTCACAAAGATAGATGGGGTATTTTCAGAGCTTTAGTTGTTCCTGAAATAAGTCCAGGAGGTAATAGATATCTATCTGTGGCTGAACTGGATATTTCATCAGTTGATGCAATCCACAGACAAAAAACCTTAGAAGCTTTTATTCATGCAGTATTGATCGTTATTGGTTCACTTCCTCTTATATTTGTTCTATACAGCAGATTGCGTCACAGTGTCGAACAAAAGCAAAAAACCGCTCAACTAGAACGGATGGTTTCGCAAAGAACCAAGAAACTCGAAGAGAGCGAGAGGAAATTGAAAAGTATTATTGAGAACAGTACTAATCTGTTCTATACGCATACGGTGGATCATAAAATTAGTTTTATCAGTCCCCAAGTTCGTGATGTTCTAGGGTATGAACCAGAAGAAGTTATGCAGCGCTGGACAGAGTTTATTACTGATAATCCTATCAATGAGCAAGCCATAGAGTTCACAGAAAAAGCCATTAAAACCGGAGAACGTCAACCAACCTATCTGCTTGAAATGAAACGTAAAGATGGCAAAAAGATCATTGTTGAGGTAAGGGAAACCCCGATCCTTGAAAATGGAAAAGTCATGTCAATAGTTGGATCACTTACTGATATTACAGAACGGAAAAAGGCAGAGGAAAAATTAAAGATTAGTGAAGAAAAACATCGTATTATTAATGAAAATGTTCCTGTCCTTGTATATGCAGCCCTTCCTGATGAACATTCAACCAGTCTCTTTTTGTCAGGTCTTGCTCATGAACTTACCGGTTATACAGCCAGAGAACTTATAGAAGATACTACATTGTGGGCAAAGATAATTCATCCGAATGATGCTGACTATGTCTGGCAAAAAATATCTGAACATCGCAGGATAAAATCAGTTTTGGATATTGAATATAGGATCATTACAAAAGATAATAAGGTGAAATGGATCCATGATAAAGCGAAACCACTGCTTGATGAGAAAGGTAATATTCTTCAGATTCAAGGCTTCATGGAAGATATTACGGATCGTAAAAGGAATGAAGAAATAAAAAATATTGTATTTAATATTTCACGGGCAGTAAATACTATAGATAATGTTGTGGAACTCTGTAAAAAAATTAGAGAAATTCTCGATACAATTATTGATACATCAAATTTCTATGTAGCTCTCTATGATGAAGAAAGAAATATGATTACGTTACCATATATCGTTGATCAAAAAGATGATTTTACAGAATTTCCTCCTGGAAAAACTATGAGCGCACATGTGATCAAAACAGGTGAACCATTGCTGGCGGCACGGGAAGTCGTAGAAGATCTTACCAAAAAGGGTATGATCGAAACAATCGGTAGTCATTCTGCAGTATGGCTTGGAGTTCCTCTTAAAATTCACAATCAGGTTATTGGATTGATCGGTTTGCAAAGTTATGATGATCCGGAACACTATACTGAGAAAGACCTCGAAATCCTGAACTTTGTTTCAGAGGAGATCGCGATTGCAATACAGCATATACAATCAACTCAAGATATTAAAAGAGAGTTGAAAGAAAAAGAAGTATTGTTGAGTGAGATTCATCATAGGGTAAAAAATAATTTGCAAACCCTGCTTGGACTTCTTCAACTTCAGCAGGAGACAATTAAAACTAAGGAAGATGCGATACGGAGTTTTGAGGTAAGTCAGGATAGGATATTTGCAATGTCACGAGTGTACGATATGCTCTTAAGGTCAGACTATATGTCAGAAGTAAGTTTAGGTGCATATATTCTCAGTGTTGCTGAGCATATCAAGCGTTCATATGACCACCATAACAAGATCGAACTTGTGCACTCCTTTGATGAGTTCTATGCAGATACAGTTGCGTTAGGAAAGGTTGGGCTCATAATAAATGAACTCATTACCAATGCAATGAAATATGCTTTTGCTGATAGAAATAAGGGAACAATATTTATGGGTTTGAAGATTTCTGAGAAGAGTTGCGAGATAGAAATATCAGATAACGGAATTGGATTACCTGAAAATGTGAGTTTTGATGGAGAAAAGACATTGGGGCTTTCTTTAGTGGATATGATCACGATGGAACTGGAGGGTAAAGTGTTTTACAAAGTGGAAAATGGCACACATTTTACGATAACTGTTCCCAAAGAATCTTTAATGAGACAAAAATAA
- a CDS encoding hybrid sensor histidine kinase/response regulator has translation MKSTILLVDDEMYNQKIYSKILKDAGYEVLIAKDSQEAFSTLEKTKPDMLLIDIVLHGESGIDILKEIRSDNALKDLFVVMITSKLTTRDDQSAGLEQGADGYIVRPIEKRELVARINAFMKHIQTLKALKISEERFKIANSILRHDITNDLTVIQSALYLYETENDKTMLDEIKKRVEMSLDTIARQREHEIFLNAHVELDEYDIVDVLNKVTINYPELEVSINGKGKIYADNAVFSVFDNIISNAIKHGKSNKIDVDITADEEYCTISFADNGTGIPDNIKDKIFDKGFHYGPSGHTGIGLYIVKKTLDDYEGEVYVEDNNTKGAVIILKMRKVMS, from the coding sequence TGAAGTATTGATTGCAAAAGATTCTCAAGAAGCATTTTCAACGTTAGAGAAGACAAAACCGGATATGCTTCTGATTGATATTGTACTTCATGGTGAATCAGGAATTGATATTCTGAAAGAGATAAGGTCCGATAATGCTCTAAAGGACTTGTTCGTCGTTATGATCACCAGCAAATTAACAACTCGAGATGACCAGTCAGCAGGTTTGGAGCAGGGAGCAGATGGGTACATTGTACGACCGATTGAAAAAAGGGAACTTGTTGCGCGCATCAATGCATTTATGAAACATATACAAACTTTAAAAGCACTCAAAATTAGCGAGGAGCGTTTCAAGATTGCAAACTCGATCCTCCGTCACGATATTACAAATGATCTTACCGTTATACAAAGCGCTCTTTACCTGTATGAAACTGAGAATGACAAGACAATGCTCGATGAGATAAAGAAAAGAGTTGAAATGAGTCTTGATACGATTGCACGGCAAAGGGAGCATGAAATCTTTTTAAATGCACATGTAGAGCTTGATGAATATGATATCGTTGATGTGCTGAATAAAGTAACAATTAATTACCCAGAACTTGAAGTTAGCATTAATGGTAAAGGAAAAATCTATGCTGATAATGCTGTTTTTTCAGTCTTCGATAATATAATAAGCAATGCTATCAAGCATGGAAAGTCTAACAAGATAGATGTCGATATTACTGCGGATGAAGAGTATTGCACAATTTCATTTGCTGATAATGGTACTGGAATTCCTGATAATATCAAGGATAAGATATTTGATAAGGGCTTTCACTATGGACCTTCCGGTCATACTGGTATCGGATTGTATATCGTTAAGAAAACTTTGGATGATTACGAAGGTGAAGTCTATGTTGAAGATAATAATACAAAAGGTGCAGTGATAATTCTGAAGATGAGAAAGGTGATGAGTTAA
- a CDS encoding uroporphyrinogen decarboxylase family protein has product MNSKERLGAVLTGEKQDRQMFTATLSMYGAKLISCPLKEYYNDAEKYLLGQQQVVEKIQPDIIFSPFSIPLEAHAFGSKIIYFPKNPPNVTAPVLTNADEIDTFTIPKLKTSPPHTYFLDSIQRLADQYKGIIPIAAPTSSPVDFPILLMGIEGWLDTFLFKRKQARKLIEMLIEYFVEWANIQLQAGADFVVVPVIFSNPEFLTRDLIQKETLQYYNAAFSQINGPIVLHHGGAKMNNFISNFANLSNVAAFVIDYKDSFSEARSEIRERPVLVGNLDGPNLWRFDAEQMKKVCEHKKKQMTGAGKIILGTSNADVAYDTPLETLQALYTFVEEDWRFDG; this is encoded by the coding sequence ATGAATAGTAAGGAGCGACTAGGTGCAGTCCTGACCGGTGAAAAGCAGGACCGCCAGATGTTTACTGCAACCCTGAGCATGTACGGAGCTAAACTGATTTCATGCCCACTGAAAGAGTATTATAATGATGCAGAAAAATATCTCTTGGGGCAGCAGCAGGTTGTGGAAAAGATACAGCCTGATATTATATTCTCTCCCTTTTCAATCCCCCTGGAAGCACACGCATTTGGCTCAAAGATCATCTATTTCCCCAAAAATCCTCCAAATGTTACGGCTCCTGTTCTAACTAATGCTGATGAGATCGATACTTTCACGATTCCCAAACTCAAAACCTCTCCACCTCACACGTATTTTCTTGATTCGATACAACGACTTGCAGATCAGTATAAAGGCATCATTCCTATTGCAGCTCCCACAAGCAGTCCGGTTGATTTCCCAATTCTTCTCATGGGAATTGAAGGTTGGCTCGATACCTTTCTTTTTAAAAGAAAACAAGCCAGAAAATTAATTGAAATGCTTATCGAATATTTTGTGGAATGGGCTAATATCCAGCTGCAAGCCGGGGCAGATTTTGTTGTTGTACCGGTTATTTTCAGTAATCCTGAGTTCCTCACTCGGGATCTCATACAAAAAGAAACACTACAGTATTACAACGCTGCATTTTCACAGATCAATGGTCCGATCGTGCTTCATCACGGTGGAGCAAAAATGAACAATTTCATCTCGAATTTTGCAAACCTTTCTAATGTCGCAGCTTTTGTTATCGATTATAAAGATTCATTCTCTGAAGCTCGATCAGAGATTAGGGAGCGACCAGTACTTGTTGGCAATCTCGATGGTCCCAATCTCTGGCGTTTTGATGCAGAGCAAATGAAAAAAGTGTGTGAACATAAAAAAAAGCAGATGACCGGTGCAGGGAAGATCATACTGGGAACATCAAATGCTGATGTCGCTTATGATACTCCTCTTGAAACCTTACAGGCACTGTATACCTTCGTTGAAGAAGACTGGAGATTTGATGGATAA
- a CDS encoding DUF1638 domain-containing protein: MDNIQGIACSIFKEAITKLQQEGKITIPFTYIDSHNHMHPEKLEAELDALIQKDEKTLLVFGDCHANMVDLETNENISRVKGMNCVEVFLGSEQYRELVRQGAFFLLHEWTRRWEKVFKDWLGLNEKNAKDFMHEMHSQLIYVDIGLSPIPEKELEKISKYCDLPYSILKTDLQHIEKSIQNSLKKFQEIDKHNEPRTRAYDFLVVDLVEKLLTFASSSEQCSKIIAQTIRELIGVKAVAVIEHEKNNSTDKDTLLSIEPARRKKQYESADINALISEIKSFDEVEVLDKEVPNNVLTGFLSKYSIEKIGVLPLKVSAQRIGSILLLDLYDDRNIQAVLESIKMISSIIALILQNSNIIDNLESIIDVRTSELELSKERAELITRTVPNGIFTVDTDRIVTSWNPMSEKITGYAADEIIGQSCSVFAINTCGDVCRVFDEGKSILGAECIIRCKDGTEKHVLKNTDLLRDKQGNIIGAIESFEDISERLENQRKVKDSEMKFKSLYEYMNEGICLHELVYDETGTPINYKIIDVNKKYETSLGLNKQTIQNQLATNVYKTKEAPYLKEYAEVVKTKKPFSFQTYFEPLDKHFYISAFSPEKDRFATVFLDITDRIKAEEALNLNRDRLKTANSILRHDITNDFVVIQSAVDIFRDEQDESLLDEIEKRVQMSLDTIAWQREHENFLSEHAELDEYDIRNVIEKVLSKYSYLDSKINGKGAVFADRAIYSVIGNIVSNAVKHGRTNKLDVTISDEDNFCVVRIADSGIGIPDEIKSHIFHKGFHYGPAGHTGIGLYIVQKTMDEYGGEVYVEDNKPKGTVIILKMRKVIHDIAL; the protein is encoded by the coding sequence ATGGATAACATACAAGGAATAGCGTGTTCGATATTCAAAGAAGCGATCACAAAACTTCAGCAGGAAGGCAAAATAACAATTCCATTTACATATATTGATTCCCATAATCATATGCATCCTGAGAAGCTTGAAGCTGAACTTGATGCACTGATCCAGAAAGATGAAAAAACATTACTTGTTTTTGGAGATTGCCATGCAAATATGGTTGATCTTGAGACCAATGAAAATATCTCACGTGTAAAAGGAATGAACTGCGTAGAAGTTTTTCTCGGATCTGAACAATACCGCGAGCTGGTAAGACAAGGTGCTTTTTTCCTGTTACACGAATGGACAAGAAGATGGGAAAAGGTTTTCAAGGATTGGCTTGGACTCAACGAAAAAAATGCCAAAGATTTTATGCACGAGATGCATTCACAGCTCATATACGTTGATATCGGACTCTCTCCGATTCCGGAAAAAGAGCTGGAAAAAATATCAAAATACTGCGATCTGCCGTATTCGATCTTGAAGACTGATCTGCAGCATATCGAAAAATCTATTCAGAACTCACTCAAGAAATTTCAAGAAATTGATAAACATAATGAACCAAGAACTCGAGCATATGACTTTCTTGTCGTTGATTTAGTAGAAAAATTGCTCACCTTCGCTTCATCTTCAGAACAATGCAGTAAAATAATTGCACAGACTATTCGTGAACTTATCGGCGTGAAAGCAGTGGCTGTGATCGAGCACGAAAAGAATAATTCTACAGACAAAGATACACTTCTGAGCATAGAACCGGCAAGAAGAAAGAAACAATATGAAAGTGCTGATATAAATGCTCTTATCTCTGAAATCAAGTCTTTCGATGAAGTTGAAGTTTTAGATAAAGAAGTACCTAACAACGTGCTTACAGGCTTTCTTTCGAAATATTCCATAGAAAAGATCGGTGTGCTCCCTCTCAAAGTAAGTGCTCAGAGGATCGGCAGTATACTCTTGCTCGATCTTTATGATGACCGGAATATCCAGGCTGTACTTGAAAGCATTAAGATGATCTCAAGTATCATTGCGTTGATCCTCCAGAACTCGAACATCATAGATAATCTCGAAAGTATCATTGATGTACGTACTTCAGAACTTGAACTGAGTAAAGAACGGGCAGAACTGATAACGAGAACAGTTCCAAACGGTATCTTCACGGTCGATACGGATAGAATTGTAACGAGCTGGAATCCGATGAGCGAAAAGATCACTGGTTATGCTGCTGATGAGATCATTGGTCAGTCCTGTTCTGTTTTTGCTATCAATACATGCGGGGATGTATGTCGCGTCTTTGATGAGGGAAAATCAATATTGGGAGCTGAATGTATAATCAGATGTAAGGATGGAACTGAGAAACATGTGCTGAAAAATACAGATCTTTTGCGGGATAAGCAGGGGAACATAATAGGAGCTATTGAAAGTTTTGAGGATATTTCTGAGAGATTAGAGAACCAGAGAAAAGTTAAAGATAGTGAAATGAAGTTTAAATCCCTTTATGAATATATGAATGAAGGGATATGCTTACATGAACTTGTGTATGATGAAACTGGAACACCAATAAACTATAAGATTATCGATGTGAACAAAAAATATGAAACGAGCTTGGGCTTAAATAAACAGACTATTCAAAATCAACTTGCTACAAATGTATATAAAACTAAAGAAGCACCATATCTAAAAGAATATGCTGAGGTAGTAAAAACTAAAAAACCATTTAGTTTTCAAACATATTTCGAACCCCTGGATAAACATTTCTATATTTCTGCTTTCTCACCTGAAAAGGATAGATTTGCTACAGTTTTTCTTGATATTACAGATAGAATTAAAGCCGAGGAAGCTTTAAACCTCAATAGAGATAGACTCAAAACTGCGAACTCCATCCTCCGTCATGACATTACAAATGATTTCGTCGTAATCCAGAGTGCTGTTGATATTTTTAGAGATGAACAGGATGAATCGTTGCTCGATGAAATTGAGAAACGGGTGCAAATGAGTCTCGATACGATTGCATGGCAACGCGAACATGAGAACTTCTTGAGTGAGCATGCAGAACTCGATGAATATGACATAAGAAACGTTATAGAAAAAGTTCTAAGCAAGTATTCATACCTGGATTCAAAGATCAACGGAAAAGGTGCAGTATTTGCTGATAGGGCAATATATTCAGTTATCGGAAACATTGTGAGCAACGCTGTGAAACACGGGAGAACAAATAAGTTAGATGTGACAATATCCGATGAAGACAATTTCTGCGTTGTGCGCATTGCAGATTCCGGTATTGGTATTCCCGATGAGATCAAGAGTCATATCTTTCATAAAGGATTTCATTACGGACCTGCAGGACATACCGGTATCGGGTTGTATATCGTGCAAAAGACTATGGATGAATACGGCGGAGAAGTATATGTAGAGGATAATAAACCCAAAGGCACGGTGATTATCCTGAAGATGAGGAAGGTGATACATGATATCGCTCTCTAA